In a genomic window of Ktedonobacterales bacterium:
- a CDS encoding ABC transporter ATP-binding protein, with translation MSAIIEVESLTKSYGSKRGITNVSFQVEEGEVFGFLGPNGAGKTTTIRLLMALLRADAGTARIGGLDCWQQSVEVKKLIGYLPGELSLDPNLTGGQILEYFGHLRGGIDQAYLKQLIARLDLDPTRKFRQYSSGNKRKIGLVQAFMHRPRLLVLDEPTNGLDPLNQQEFDRMVKEVRDEGRTVFLSSHILTEVEQMCNRVAIIREGRLVRVGGVAELKDIKRHEVIITFANAAPAGAFKALAGVEQVEALPDGYTLRLAVQGALDAVIKAAAQHAVVTLTSHEPSLEDIFLRYYQGDGHAAVKEASHVVH, from the coding sequence ATGAGTGCGATCATCGAAGTCGAAAGTCTGACCAAAAGCTACGGCAGCAAACGTGGCATTACCAACGTCTCCTTCCAGGTGGAAGAAGGCGAAGTCTTTGGCTTCCTTGGCCCCAACGGCGCGGGCAAAACGACCACCATCCGCCTGCTCATGGCGCTGCTGCGAGCCGACGCAGGCACAGCGCGCATTGGCGGGCTGGATTGCTGGCAGCAGTCCGTTGAGGTCAAGAAGCTCATCGGCTATCTTCCCGGCGAGCTTTCGCTCGACCCCAACCTGACCGGCGGGCAGATTCTCGAATATTTCGGGCATTTGCGCGGCGGCATTGATCAAGCCTATCTCAAGCAGCTTATCGCCCGGCTGGACCTGGACCCCACCCGCAAGTTCCGCCAGTATTCCAGCGGCAACAAGCGCAAGATCGGGCTTGTCCAGGCATTTATGCACCGCCCGCGCCTGCTGGTACTGGACGAGCCAACCAACGGCCTGGACCCGCTCAACCAGCAGGAGTTTGATCGGATGGTCAAAGAAGTGCGCGACGAAGGGCGCACCGTCTTTCTCTCCTCACACATCCTGACCGAAGTGGAGCAAATGTGTAACCGCGTGGCGATCATCCGCGAAGGGCGGCTGGTGCGCGTCGGCGGCGTCGCTGAACTGAAAGACATCAAGCGCCACGAAGTCATCATCACCTTCGCCAATGCCGCGCCAGCCGGGGCATTCAAGGCGCTGGCGGGCGTAGAGCAGGTGGAGGCGCTGCCCGATGGATATACGCTGCGCCTGGCCGTTCAGGGCGCGCTGGATGCCGTGATCAAAGCGGCGGCGCAGCATGCTGTCGTCACCCTGACCAGCCACGAACCCAGCCTCGAAGACATCTTCCTGCGCTACTACCAGGGCGACGGCCACGCCGCCGTCAAGGAGGCCAGCCATGTGGTTCACTAG
- a CDS encoding ABC transporter permease subunit, producing the protein MWFTSVFLKTLRDYRIAILGWGVGMGLLVYATLSYFPAAVTTAEARAELVSIAPTFAWNAESIAVDTPGGYATFKIGLTILLIVVWPLMACSRMLRGEEERGSLDALLSLPRGRARVALEKLAAVWVALLAMGLLIGLIAFAGGKSASAALSLGDALLYGLNLALISGVFGGIALLLSQFTQERRTAAGLTGAVLLVFIVLDMVHRVIPDSEWVSRISPVYYYNLSKPLTPGYGANPGALLVLLALCILLNAAALALFVRRDVGAAVALPRFLRLPERPVRPERALPVNAWSLRSVYARSLRMIAVPTFWWTLGIAGFAGWMVVAVKQIESKLSASFFEGPSLLKDLITRIGGGAIGLNATLLSAIFSLLPLLLMAFAVTQATRWTADEEDGRQELVLATPQPRLNVLLARFGALTTATVLMGVLTLAITALASAASGLALDGGNLAAATLSIIPLGLLVAAIGYLFSGWLRTALETGFLSFLLVIWFFISFIGPELNWPDAALRLSAFYYYGTPLLHGLPLGDTLIVLIVAGAALALASVRFMRKDIAN; encoded by the coding sequence ATGTGGTTCACTAGCGTCTTTCTCAAAACCCTGCGCGACTATCGCATCGCTATCCTGGGCTGGGGCGTGGGCATGGGCCTTCTGGTGTACGCTACCCTGTCGTATTTTCCGGCGGCAGTGACAACGGCTGAAGCGCGAGCCGAGCTTGTCAGCATCGCTCCCACCTTCGCCTGGAACGCCGAATCAATCGCGGTTGACACCCCTGGCGGCTACGCCACCTTTAAGATTGGCCTCACCATCTTGCTGATCGTCGTCTGGCCGCTCATGGCATGCAGCCGCATGCTGCGCGGCGAAGAGGAGCGCGGCTCCCTGGATGCCCTGCTCTCGCTGCCGCGTGGGCGCGCCCGCGTGGCGCTTGAAAAACTGGCGGCAGTGTGGGTAGCCCTGCTGGCGATGGGCCTGCTGATTGGACTTATCGCCTTTGCGGGCGGCAAAAGCGCCAGCGCCGCCCTTAGCCTGGGCGACGCGCTGCTCTATGGCCTCAATCTCGCCCTGATTTCCGGCGTCTTCGGGGGCATCGCGCTGCTGCTCTCCCAGTTCACCCAGGAGCGCCGCACAGCGGCAGGCTTGACCGGCGCTGTGCTGCTCGTGTTCATCGTGCTGGATATGGTCCACCGCGTCATTCCCGATAGCGAGTGGGTATCGCGCATCTCGCCGGTCTATTACTACAACCTGAGCAAGCCCTTAACGCCCGGCTACGGCGCCAACCCCGGCGCGCTGCTGGTCCTGCTGGCCCTGTGCATCCTGCTCAACGCAGCCGCGCTGGCCCTCTTTGTCCGGCGCGATGTTGGCGCCGCCGTCGCCTTGCCCCGCTTCCTGCGTCTGCCGGAGCGACCTGTGCGGCCTGAGCGCGCCCTGCCGGTGAACGCCTGGTCGCTGCGTTCCGTCTACGCCCGCAGCCTGCGGATGATCGCGGTCCCCACCTTCTGGTGGACGCTGGGCATCGCCGGATTTGCCGGATGGATGGTTGTAGCCGTCAAACAAATCGAGTCGAAGCTGTCCGCCTCCTTTTTCGAGGGTCCATCGCTCCTCAAAGACCTGATTACCAGGATCGGCGGAGGCGCTATTGGCCTCAATGCCACCCTCCTGAGCGCGATCTTCTCCCTCCTGCCGCTGCTGCTGATGGCCTTTGCCGTCACTCAGGCCACCCGTTGGACCGCCGACGAAGAGGATGGCCGCCAGGAACTGGTGCTGGCAACGCCGCAGCCGCGCTTGAACGTCTTGCTGGCGCGCTTTGGCGCGCTCACCACCGCGACGGTGCTGATGGGCGTGCTGACGCTGGCGATCACCGCGCTGGCTTCGGCGGCCTCTGGCCTGGCGCTCGATGGCGGCAACCTGGCCGCCGCCACGCTCTCGATCATTCCGCTGGGGCTGCTGGTGGCCGCCATCGGCTATCTCTTCTCCGGCTGGCTGCGTACCGCGCTGGAAACTGGCTTCTTGAGCTTCTTGCTGGTGATCTGGTTCTTCATCAGCTTCATTGGTCCAGAGCTGAACTGGCCGGATGCTGCGCTGCGGCTGTCAGCCTTCTACTACTATGGCACGCCCCTGCTGCATGGCCTGCCCCTGGGGGATACGCTGATTGTCCTGATCGTCGCTGGCGCGGCGCTGGCGCTCGCCTCGGTGCGTTTTATGCGCAAGGACATCGCTAACTAA
- a CDS encoding ABC transporter ATP-binding protein → MVIEVSHLVKTYTGKPPVRAVRGITFHVNQGEIFGFLGPNGAGKTTTIRCMLDLIRPTLGEISLFGLDARRNSLAIHRRIGYLPGDVRLPGDLTAKQFLDRYSHMAGLEPVLLPKLLERFEIPLNRKLKGFSKGMRQMVGILQAFMCDPELLILDEPASGLDPLGQRTFNEFLLEQAQHGRTVFMSSHILSDVEKTCQRVGVIRGGELVAVETIERLRERAGQVVIVEFADGAPEAELRAIASVQSVEQQKNGAYHLKIAGSIDPVIKMLARHSVRRLEVEEAPLEEVFLKFYTDGAADESGAAEPVAPTAAPTVTKEGQPS, encoded by the coding sequence GTGGTTATCGAAGTCTCACATCTCGTCAAAACCTACACGGGCAAACCGCCTGTGCGCGCCGTGCGCGGCATCACGTTTCACGTGAACCAGGGGGAAATCTTTGGCTTCCTTGGCCCCAACGGCGCGGGCAAAACCACCACCATCCGCTGCATGCTCGATCTGATTCGCCCCACCCTGGGCGAGATCAGCCTCTTTGGCCTGGACGCCCGCCGCAACAGCCTCGCCATTCATCGGCGCATCGGCTATCTCCCTGGCGACGTGCGCCTGCCCGGCGATCTCACCGCCAAACAGTTCCTGGATCGCTACTCGCATATGGCCGGTCTGGAACCAGTGCTGCTGCCAAAGCTGCTGGAGCGATTCGAGATCCCGCTCAATCGCAAGCTCAAGGGCTTCTCCAAGGGCATGCGCCAGATGGTCGGCATTCTTCAGGCGTTTATGTGCGATCCCGAACTGCTCATTCTGGACGAACCCGCCAGCGGCCTGGACCCGCTGGGCCAGCGCACCTTCAACGAGTTTTTGCTGGAGCAGGCGCAGCATGGGCGCACCGTCTTTATGAGTTCACACATCCTCAGCGACGTGGAAAAGACCTGCCAGCGCGTGGGCGTCATTCGCGGCGGCGAACTGGTGGCCGTCGAAACTATCGAACGATTGCGCGAGCGCGCCGGGCAGGTGGTCATCGTCGAGTTTGCCGACGGCGCGCCCGAAGCCGAATTGCGCGCCATCGCCAGCGTCCAATCGGTAGAGCAGCAGAAGAACGGCGCGTACCATCTCAAGATCGCCGGAAGCATTGACCCGGTGATCAAAATGCTGGCGCGCCACAGCGTGCGGCGGCTTGAGGTGGAGGAAGCGCCGCTGGAAGAAGTCTTCTTGAAGTTCTACACCGATGGCGCAGCCGATGAATCCGGCGCAGCCGAGC